The genomic region TCGATGCTCTCGATTATATACATATGTTCTCTCAGGATCCACATCAAACCCAACGCTATTTGCATCTGTTGGAGGCGTAGACATTGCAGCAAAATAGACAACATCATATTGATCTGGTAGAACCCCACTATACTTTGAAGGATCATTGGCAGTGAGCCCTTTTTTGAACAATTCATTGTACGTCATTAAGCCGTGCTGTTTAACACTATCTACTGTGCCATCTCTACCTATGTAATGATATACTCGTACAAGACCAGGAGCGACTTGTTTCAACCGAGGCTTTTCTGTTGTACATCGCTGAGTTATAGGGCTCAATAATATGATAAGAGCAATAAACTTAACCCGTATTTTTTTCATAAAACGTCCCAACCCCCAATCAAATCTTTTTAATTTTTTTTACTAATATTATCTAATATTATTGCGTGTGGATGAAAAGTAAAGGGGCCTAAGAGCTACTAAATTTGGGCCTTTGCATTACTTTTGCCTTATTTTTACCTTGTAATTTGGAAGTAAAAATTCCAAATTACAAGGATGTTTTTTAAAAATCAATAGAAATTGCTGGGGCTTTCTTGATCTTGTTTCCGGCCTTGGTACAGTAATCAATATCCATTGCCCATAAAAAAACAGTCGCCAGGCGACTATGGAGAGAAAATTATGTATCTATTTCGTGAACAAAAATATGGTCTAGAAATCCCTCGCAACAGCACATGCATTCTCGGCGCTGACATCGGTGGCACCAACTGCAACTTTGGATTTTTTGTTGTGCGTGACAAAAAGCCTATTTTACTCTTTTCTCGTCACACGAAAAGTAAACTCATTGGTACATTTGTAGGCGTACTGCAACAACTGCTTGCTGAAGTGAAGCACGAATATCAAATCACCGTATCGCATGTCTGTTTTGCTGTGGCAGGTATAGTATCGGGTGACTATTGCAAACCAACCAATTTACCATTCGCTATAGATCTTAAAGAAATTCGTACACAAACAACTATACCGCATCTGTATCTCACCAACGATTTTACTGTAATTTGGCATGGCATTGATTGCATCAAGCCCACCGATCTTATTACCATCAAACAAGGAGTTCCATCAGATAAAGCCAACAAAGTGATTATCGGCGCAGGAACAGGGCTCGGTAAAGCAATTTTAGGTTGGGATGACTGCACTAATAATTACATGCCCATCGCCTCTGAAGGAGGACATGCCGATTTTGCAATCAATAACCAGCTTGAATTTGATCTGTGTACATTTATAAAACAACACAAAACTAATGGACATCCCGTTTCTTGGGAAGACGTACTTTCTGGCGATGGAATACAGCGAATATACGCTTTTTTCAGAGCAAGAAATAACCATCTTCCAGCAGCAGAAGAATTAGTAAAAAACGGATTACATCCTGATGAGATATTTCAAAATAAAGATAAGGATGAACATAGCAAACAAACCTGCAATCTATATGCCTATTTTTATGCTCGATTTGCTAAAAACAGCGTTCTTGATGCCCTTGCTCTTGGCGGTGTGTATATTGCTGGAGGCATTGCTGCAAGAAATGTACCGCTCTTTCTGCAAGATTACTTCCTGCACGAATTTCT from Candidatus Babeliales bacterium harbors:
- a CDS encoding glucokinase; this encodes MYLFREQKYGLEIPRNSTCILGADIGGTNCNFGFFVVRDKKPILLFSRHTKSKLIGTFVGVLQQLLAEVKHEYQITVSHVCFAVAGIVSGDYCKPTNLPFAIDLKEIRTQTTIPHLYLTNDFTVIWHGIDCIKPTDLITIKQGVPSDKANKVIIGAGTGLGKAILGWDDCTNNYMPIASEGGHADFAINNQLEFDLCTFIKQHKTNGHPVSWEDVLSGDGIQRIYAFFRARNNHLPAAEELVKNGLHPDEIFQNKDKDEHSKQTCNLYAYFYARFAKNSVLDALALGGVYIAGGIAARNVPLFLQDYFLHEFLNCEKQQAVLHQTPIYLIADYNISLFGAARYIQLMI